GCCGTTCATGCGGCGCTCTGAATTTCAGACCGCCGCTGGGAAGATTTGGCCTACTCGAGGTTAAGTTGCCAGAACCCGCCTGACGGACACTGGTCAGATTTAGCGGTAGCGGCTGTTCTCAGGGGGAAAGTCACGTCCAAGTCATCTCGGGGGTGGGGATGAACGGGTACAGGCGGGTCTGGGACAACACGCTGAAACAGCAGGTGTACGTTCACTGCCTGGGCCGTGCGCTGGTGCCGGGGGAAGTGCTTCACCATCTGAACGGCGATCAGCACGATCTGCGCCCTGAGAACTTGTTGGCGCTTTCCAGCCAGGCCGCGCACAAGGTGGTGGAGCAGATTGAGCGCAGACGCTTCCGCGGGATGGCTCCCCTGTTTGAACCCGACGAGCTGGGGTTGGGGTCTGTTGATCTAGCGCCGGATTCGAGCGGACGGAGCTGAGTCTTTGTTGTTTGGCGCAGCGTTTGGGCTAGCCCCGTCTCTACTCGTCATCATCCGTTCGCCTGCGCGGTAGGCTG
This is a stretch of genomic DNA from Deinococcus humi. It encodes these proteins:
- a CDS encoding HNH endonuclease; this translates as MNGYRRVWDNTLKQQVYVHCLGRALVPGEVLHHLNGDQHDLRPENLLALSSQAAHKVVEQIERRRFRGMAPLFEPDELGLGSVDLAPDSSGRS